The following are encoded in a window of Microcaecilia unicolor chromosome 14, aMicUni1.1, whole genome shotgun sequence genomic DNA:
- the LOC115457328 gene encoding olfactory receptor 6X1-like, which yields MATSNRTVVTEFILLGFPSLRNLSVFLFLIVLLVYTCTIAGNVTIITLIKSDPSLHTPMYFFLCNLSFLEIWYTTAIVPKMLVNFLAERKTICLPCCVTQAFFHFFLGATEFFLLAVMSFDRYLAICNPLHYTIIMSSCICIRLAFGSWLGGFLTVFIQTVLVCGLPFCGSNVINHYYCDVVPLLKLACTDTSLLEMIVLLFATVVLLSSFIFTMISYIYIISTILRIPSNEGQRKAFSTCGAHLTVVLILYGTVIFMYVRRDAPSSLNLNKVVSVLNTLVTPLLNPFIYTLRNKEVKKSFKKAVRRNLVLSKAF from the coding sequence ATGGCCACATCAAACAGGACAGTTGTAACGGAGTTTATCCTTCTAGGATTTCCGAGTCTTCGCAATCTCAGTGTCTTCCTCTTCCTGATCGTTCTGCTGGTCTACACATGCACCATCGCAGGGAATGTCACCATCATCACCTTAATTAAAAGCGATCCCAGCCTCCACACCCCCATGTATTTCTTCCTTTGCAACCTGTCCTTTCTGGAgatttggtacaccactgctatcGTACCCAAAATGTTGGTCAACTTTCTGGCTGAGAGGAAAACGATCTGTTTGCCTTGTTGTGTGACGCAAGCATTTTTCCATTTCTTCCTGGGGGCTACTGAGTTCTTCCTCTTGGCAGTCATGTCTTTTGATCGCTATCTAGCCATATGCAACCCCTTGCATTATACCATCATCATGAGCTCTTGCATTTGCATACGACTGGCCTTTGGTTCCTGGTTGGGTGGGTTCTTGACTGTCTTTATTCAGACGGTGTTGGTGTGTGGTTTGCCCTTTTGTGGTTCCAACGTCATCAATCATTACTACTGCGACGTTGTACCTCTACTAAAACTGGCGTGCACAGACACATCTTTGCTAGAGATGATAGTGCTTCTCTTTGCTACCGTTGTTCTcctaagctcatttattttcacCATGATATCATATATTTACATTATTTCTACCATACTGAGAATTCCCTCCAATGAAGGTCAGCGAAAGGCTTTCTCCACCTGTGGGGCTCATCTCACTGTTGTCTTAATACTGTACGGAACAGTCATTTTCATGTATGTGAGGCGGGACGCGCCTTCTTCACTAAACCTAAACAAAGTGGTGTCTGTCCTTAACACATTAGTGACCCCACTCCTGAACCCTTTCATTTACACCCTGAGGAACAAGGAAGTGAAAAAGTCTTTCAAGAAAGCGGTAAGGCGAAACTTGGTTCTTTCTAAGGCTTTCTGA